In one Methanobacterium sp. genomic region, the following are encoded:
- a CDS encoding photosystem reaction center subunit H, translating into MRIVEQIVGKEVLDSSAVIIGKVKDVEINMDTNDIQAFVVGKGGISEGLGLSKGETIVPYDMVSKIGDKILLKSRDENVSYDF; encoded by the coding sequence GTGAGGATAGTGGAACAAATAGTAGGTAAAGAGGTTTTAGATAGTTCGGCTGTGATTATTGGAAAAGTTAAAGATGTAGAAATAAACATGGATACCAACGATATTCAAGCATTTGTAGTGGGCAAAGGTGGCATATCAGAGGGATTAGGTTTGTCTAAAGGCGAAACTATCGTTCCTTATGATATGGTGAGTAAAATAGGCGATAAAATACTTCTGAAAAGTCGGGATGAGAATGTTAGCTATGATTTTTAA
- a CDS encoding MBL fold metallo-hydrolase, with the protein MKLRDYHFQKNMAHNWMEVFQNPHPVQIQSFKTGTVVINSRGTLNPEHPQAKNVLDEELEVPILAHWVHHEDKGDFLIDTGLDASYTQDPRGRMEGTAVDEFRQNKGENISNFLQKNHINLKMVFLSHLHADHAAGVRELPKHIPYVIPKGEYSEYHPEIHGNFLEGLEELYEIDFLKANRMPPLGLSADLLGDGSLWAIHTPGHTPWHVSFIVNCLEGPILLTIDAVFVNENLKLGVAPSDYTWDVKKAQETLDKIIEFLRMHKQVRVGAGHEAL; encoded by the coding sequence ATGAAACTCCGAGATTATCATTTTCAAAAGAACATGGCACATAATTGGATGGAGGTTTTCCAGAATCCACATCCGGTCCAAATTCAAAGTTTCAAGACTGGAACTGTTGTCATTAACAGCCGGGGCACTCTAAATCCAGAACATCCCCAAGCAAAAAATGTCCTGGATGAGGAATTGGAAGTTCCCATTCTAGCCCATTGGGTGCATCATGAAGATAAGGGTGATTTTCTCATAGACACAGGACTCGATGCTTCTTACACCCAAGATCCCAGAGGCCGAATGGAAGGGACAGCTGTGGATGAATTCCGACAGAATAAAGGCGAAAATATATCTAATTTCCTTCAAAAAAATCATATAAATCTGAAAATGGTGTTTTTGAGCCATTTACACGCTGATCACGCTGCTGGTGTGAGGGAACTTCCCAAACACATACCTTACGTAATTCCAAAAGGTGAATATTCTGAATATCATCCAGAGATTCATGGCAATTTTCTGGAGGGTCTGGAAGAACTATATGAGATTGACTTTCTTAAAGCAAATCGAATGCCTCCATTGGGTCTCAGCGCAGATCTGTTGGGGGATGGATCATTATGGGCCATCCACACGCCAGGACACACCCCATGGCATGTTTCTTTTATTGTAAATTGTTTGGAAGGCCCTATTTTACTAACTATTGACGCAGTCTTTGTCAATGAAAACCTGAAACTTGGTGTTGCACCCAGTGATTACACATGGGATGTGAAAAAGGCCCAGGAAACATTGGATAAAATAATTGAATTTTTGAGGATGCACAAGCAAGTTAGGGTGGGCGCGGGTCATGAAGCTTTATAA
- a CDS encoding ribonuclease VapC produces the protein MKEKIYVLDASGIIGGFISKNNLNITTSAVISEIKDIKSKIAVESALMEGTIILEEPDFDSIKQVQMAIENSGDILRLSEVDKQLVALAVTLRKKFYPVVVTDDYSIQNILKVLNIAFKSVLTPGITEVYGWVKICRGCRKKYPPDYDYEECEICGSAVYMKPIKK, from the coding sequence ATGAAGGAAAAAATTTATGTTCTGGATGCTTCAGGAATAATTGGCGGATTTATATCTAAAAATAACCTTAATATAACTACAAGTGCAGTTATTTCTGAAATAAAAGATATAAAGTCAAAAATTGCCGTTGAATCTGCTTTAATGGAAGGAACCATTATCTTAGAAGAACCAGATTTTGATTCAATAAAGCAAGTCCAAATGGCAATTGAAAATTCTGGTGATATTTTACGATTATCTGAAGTTGATAAACAGTTGGTAGCCTTAGCAGTAACTCTTCGGAAAAAATTCTATCCAGTGGTGGTAACTGATGATTATTCTATCCAAAACATCTTAAAAGTTCTAAACATAGCCTTTAAAAGTGTTTTAACCCCCGGCATAACTGAAGTCTATGGATGGGTCAAGATCTGTCGTGGTTGCAGAAAAAAATATCCACCAGATTATGATTATGAAGAATGTGAAATCTGCGGATCCGCAGTTTACATGAAACCCATAAAAAAATAA
- a CDS encoding DUF2117 domain-containing protein, with protein MKIGVVVHGPEIVDSGYAQKFIEFLEEYGDVKARLGGTMGRTAVIDAHLEDRIDISKKLFPSQSVDIFNQEKYDVIFLINYGKSSVTGHAFGYKVYNNCQDQPPLIQMERPGEADGSVVAWRNDLEELAKDISIKMGLVMVSPDEIKEALFHEEPCQDVSGTVCRKIAGVSPDENIFVNGIVIGKSNSSKVSIIAKNGIITELVGGNLKQHGVEKLGVINLEKAIIKTGLLRKSQVKPRIIRSNKSKHKFTVAFVNHAAEDIYKFKNVDLVVTVGDDTTLVAADILYRFNIPVIGITDGDIDKVVEEGFKTKGSLIIEVNAGRDDIVGREVFLKLFNNQETIEIENLENFKSKLLQIINEVNRNYKLK; from the coding sequence TTGAAGATTGGAGTAGTAGTACACGGACCAGAAATAGTTGATTCTGGTTACGCCCAGAAATTTATAGAATTTTTAGAAGAGTATGGGGATGTTAAAGCTAGATTGGGCGGTACTATGGGTAGAACTGCTGTTATTGATGCTCACTTGGAAGATAGGATTGATATTAGTAAAAAACTTTTTCCCAGCCAGTCTGTTGACATCTTTAATCAGGAAAAATATGATGTCATCTTTCTCATTAACTATGGTAAATCCAGTGTAACTGGTCATGCCTTCGGATACAAAGTTTACAATAACTGCCAAGACCAACCTCCGCTCATTCAAATGGAAAGGCCTGGAGAAGCAGATGGAAGTGTCGTGGCTTGGAGGAATGACCTTGAAGAACTAGCCAAGGATATTTCAATTAAGATGGGCTTGGTGATGGTGTCTCCCGACGAGATCAAGGAAGCTCTATTTCACGAAGAACCCTGCCAAGATGTTTCAGGCACTGTATGCAGGAAAATTGCGGGAGTATCTCCTGATGAAAACATCTTTGTAAATGGCATAGTAATTGGAAAATCGAATTCTTCAAAAGTTTCAATTATAGCTAAAAACGGCATAATCACTGAATTAGTTGGTGGTAACCTCAAACAACACGGTGTTGAGAAACTGGGAGTAATTAATCTGGAAAAAGCAATTATTAAAACAGGATTGTTGCGTAAATCACAAGTAAAACCTAGAATAATACGATCAAACAAATCTAAACATAAATTTACAGTAGCATTCGTTAACCATGCCGCCGAAGATATTTACAAGTTTAAAAATGTTGACTTGGTAGTTACTGTGGGTGATGATACTACCTTGGTGGCTGCTGATATTCTTTATAGGTTCAATATTCCAGTAATTGGCATTACTGATGGAGATATTGACAAAGTTGTTGAAGAAGGGTTTAAAACTAAAGGCTCATTAATAATTGAAGTTAACGCTGGACGTGATGATATAGTGGGTCGTGAAGTCTTTTTAAAACTTTTTAACAATCAAGAGACCATAGAAATAGAAAATTTAGAAAATTTTAAAAGCAAATTGTTACAGATAATTAACGAGGTAAACCGCAACTACAAGCTAAAGTGA
- a CDS encoding zinc finger HIT domain-containing protein encodes MEVRGLCSICGSIAKMYTCSLCGSLVCSRCFQPKHGICKRCQKGLKAP; translated from the coding sequence ATGGAAGTACGAGGCTTGTGCAGCATCTGTGGCAGCATAGCTAAGATGTATACTTGTTCTTTATGTGGAAGTCTGGTTTGCAGTCGATGTTTCCAACCAAAACATGGAATTTGTAAAAGATGCCAAAAAGGCCTGAAAGCACCTTAA
- a CDS encoding sodium:solute symporter family protein gives MNDLFILSIVVVIYLALTGYVGYVAWRRTKTADDYMVAGRETHPFIMALSYGATFISTAAIVGFGGTAGIYGMGLLWLTFLNILVGIFIAFVFFGKRTRKMGHNLGALTFPEFLSKRFDSRFIQYFSGIVIFLGMTLYASVVLIGMARFAETTLSINYNIALIALAVIVALYVIFGGIRGVMYTDALQGSIMFVGMFILLLATYWILGGVGEANQALTNLVNSVPAEATAKAAATGFTGWTSMPSLGSPFWWTLVSTLVLGVGIGVLSQPQLAVRFMTVKSNRELNRAVLVGGVFILLMTGTAFIVGALSNVYFFDTLGKLSMQVVGGNADKIIPAFITAAMPLWFAYLFMITLLSAAMSTLSAQIHTQGTALGRDIYETLTKKTGGASVYIARLGIAIAMITAVIMGFILPPNIIAVGTSMWFSITAAAFLSMYAFALFWKGCTKAGAISGLVIGTLMSLFWLVFEYAKSAEALGIVKALTGNAMLISSAPWPTVDPIVISLPVAFVVTVVVSLLTKKPSKEHLETCFQGVG, from the coding sequence ATGAATGATTTATTTATACTCAGTATTGTAGTTGTTATTTATTTAGCATTAACAGGCTACGTAGGTTATGTAGCTTGGAGGCGAACTAAAACTGCCGATGATTATATGGTGGCAGGAAGGGAAACCCACCCATTTATTATGGCTTTAAGTTATGGTGCAACTTTCATCAGCACTGCAGCAATTGTAGGTTTTGGTGGTACTGCAGGAATATATGGGATGGGCCTTTTATGGTTAACATTTTTGAACATATTGGTGGGTATTTTTATAGCATTTGTATTTTTTGGAAAACGTACCCGGAAAATGGGACACAACTTAGGAGCCCTCACATTTCCTGAGTTTCTATCCAAACGTTTTGATAGTAGGTTCATACAGTATTTCAGTGGAATAGTCATTTTTTTAGGAATGACATTATATGCATCAGTGGTTCTAATTGGTATGGCACGATTTGCCGAAACAACCCTTAGTATTAATTATAATATTGCATTAATAGCATTGGCAGTCATTGTTGCATTGTACGTTATCTTCGGTGGAATAAGAGGGGTGATGTACACTGATGCCTTGCAAGGTAGCATAATGTTTGTGGGAATGTTTATCCTTTTGCTTGCCACTTACTGGATACTAGGAGGTGTAGGTGAAGCTAACCAGGCCCTTACCAATCTAGTAAATTCAGTTCCAGCCGAAGCAACCGCAAAAGCTGCTGCCACTGGATTCACCGGATGGACATCCATGCCTTCACTAGGAAGCCCATTTTGGTGGACGTTGGTCAGTACACTGGTCTTAGGGGTGGGAATAGGAGTTTTATCCCAACCACAACTAGCAGTTCGATTTATGACTGTAAAGTCAAACAGGGAACTGAACCGCGCGGTATTGGTGGGTGGAGTATTCATTCTTCTCATGACTGGAACTGCGTTCATAGTAGGGGCTTTATCCAATGTATACTTCTTTGACACACTTGGAAAACTTTCCATGCAAGTTGTAGGAGGTAATGCTGATAAAATAATCCCTGCCTTTATCACCGCGGCAATGCCTCTGTGGTTTGCCTATCTGTTCATGATAACCTTGCTATCAGCGGCAATGTCAACTCTTAGTGCCCAGATACATACCCAGGGCACTGCCCTTGGAAGGGATATATACGAAACATTAACTAAAAAAACTGGTGGAGCATCAGTATATATTGCTAGACTCGGGATTGCCATCGCCATGATCACCGCAGTTATTATGGGTTTCATTCTACCACCAAACATCATAGCTGTGGGCACATCAATGTGGTTCTCCATAACTGCAGCAGCCTTCCTTTCCATGTATGCATTTGCCCTTTTCTGGAAAGGTTGTACCAAAGCTGGTGCTATATCTGGACTGGTGATTGGAACTCTGATGAGCCTTTTCTGGCTGGTATTCGAATATGCAAAGTCAGCAGAAGCTTTAGGTATTGTTAAAGCACTTACTGGAAATGCAATGTTAATCTCTTCTGCACCATGGCCAACTGTTGACCCTATTGTCATTTCACTACCTGTTGCTTTTGTAGTAACAGTTGTAGTGAGTTTGTTGACAAAAAAACCCAGCAAAGAACATTTAGAAACATGTTTCCAGGGAGTAGGCTAA
- a CDS encoding orotate phosphoribosyltransferase, which translates to MRIQKEKELLINLLKTNQVIKFGKFTLSSGRESDYYVDMKKAITDPQILSLVAKIITHMIQDHQIDKIAGPALGAVPIATAVALHSDIPMLMIRKAQKDYGTSKLIEGDLKVGDKVIVVEDVTTTGKSLLKAVKAVTDNGGQIERAFVVVDREEGAVEELRKEGLQLEPLVSITDFK; encoded by the coding sequence ATGAGGATCCAAAAAGAAAAAGAACTTCTTATTAATCTTTTAAAGACCAATCAAGTAATAAAATTTGGTAAATTCACCCTTTCCTCTGGTAGGGAGAGTGATTACTATGTTGATATGAAAAAAGCCATTACAGATCCTCAAATTCTTTCTCTGGTGGCCAAAATCATCACCCACATGATCCAGGATCATCAAATTGATAAAATCGCCGGACCCGCTCTGGGCGCGGTTCCTATTGCCACTGCGGTGGCTTTGCACTCAGATATACCCATGCTGATGATTCGCAAGGCTCAGAAGGATTATGGTACGTCCAAACTTATTGAAGGAGATCTAAAAGTAGGGGATAAGGTTATTGTTGTTGAAGATGTCACCACCACTGGAAAATCACTTTTAAAAGCCGTAAAAGCAGTTACCGATAATGGAGGGCAAATTGAAAGGGCTTTTGTTGTGGTTGACCGGGAGGAAGGTGCAGTTGAGGAGTTAAGAAAGGAAGGTTTGCAACTGGAACCTCTTGTATCAATCACTGATTTTAAATAG
- a CDS encoding MogA/MoaB family molybdenum cofactor biosynthesis protein: MESKSMKEHKKHSPMKVKVGIITLSDSISNQNYSINKDIPPNEDLSGKIILESLKREHEIVSYKVIPDDAELLLINLEKMNDKGAQIIISTGGTGIGKRDITIETITPLFTKELKGFGEIFRYESYKELGTGAILSRATAGVWKETLLVALPGSPNAVELGMRIIKPELGHLVKHLQS, from the coding sequence ATGGAAAGTAAAAGTATGAAAGAACACAAAAAACACAGCCCAATGAAAGTTAAAGTGGGAATAATAACTCTAAGTGACTCAATATCCAATCAAAATTATTCAATAAACAAGGATATTCCCCCTAATGAGGACCTGTCCGGTAAAATAATTTTGGAATCATTAAAAAGAGAACATGAAATAGTGTCTTACAAAGTTATACCTGACGATGCAGAACTTCTTTTAATAAATTTGGAAAAAATGAATGATAAAGGAGCCCAAATCATTATTAGCACTGGAGGCACAGGGATTGGAAAACGTGACATCACTATCGAAACCATAACTCCCCTTTTCACCAAAGAATTGAAAGGTTTTGGAGAGATATTCCGTTACGAATCATATAAAGAACTGGGAACTGGTGCAATATTATCAAGGGCAACTGCAGGAGTCTGGAAAGAAACTCTACTGGTGGCATTACCTGGTTCTCCCAATGCAGTAGAACTGGGTATGAGAATAATAAAACCAGAACTAGGACACTTAGTAAAACACTTGCAAAGTTGA